The proteins below are encoded in one region of Pseudomonadota bacterium:
- a CDS encoding FHA domain-containing protein, translated as MSRIHKAYIFIEKGNPYDKGTLIPLSKKSISIGRQFSADEPDIAFSNPVISRNHLLIEWKNGSYQAVDKNSKNGTKINDKKLEKSTFYELGNGDRLRLANDTAILLFSYEVKPTTVTMHEESEELQIRFNADRRELFIESQKIVLRGNLYELFGVLYKNRGKVVSHSEIKEAVWPERARDEKGEPFTSEEEIHVLMMRMRHKLGAYSRFLNNIRGYGYILDL; from the coding sequence ATGTCCCGAATTCATAAAGCATATATATTTATTGAAAAAGGCAACCCTTACGACAAAGGAACTCTCATTCCTTTATCTAAAAAAAGTATCTCCATAGGACGTCAATTCTCTGCGGACGAACCGGATATTGCATTCAGCAACCCTGTCATTTCACGTAATCATCTTTTAATCGAATGGAAGAATGGATCATATCAGGCCGTTGATAAAAATAGTAAAAACGGGACGAAAATCAACGACAAAAAATTGGAGAAATCAACCTTTTATGAGCTTGGCAACGGCGACCGCCTGCGCCTGGCCAATGATACGGCCATACTCTTATTCTCTTACGAGGTGAAGCCCACAACAGTAACCATGCATGAAGAATCGGAAGAATTGCAAATCCGGTTCAATGCTGACCGCAGAGAGCTTTTTATTGAGAGCCAAAAAATCGTTTTGAGGGGAAACCTTTACGAACTTTTTGGCGTTCTTTATAAAAACCGGGGAAAAGTAGTCAGCCATTCGGAAATTAAAGAAGCGGTCTGGCCCGAAAGAGCCAGGGATGAAAAAGGTGAGCCTTTTACATCGGAAGAAGAGATTCATGTGCTTATGATGCGTATGCGCCATAAATTAGGCGCATACAGCCGGTTTCTAAACAACATCCGCGGCTATGGTTATATCCTGGACCTGTAA
- a CDS encoding NADH-quinone oxidoreductase subunit A, producing the protein MLQAGLYDFFFVFIFFIVSLALPVVMVTLNSLIGPNYRGKRRGETYESGVAPIRTAWIQFGASYYLFALIFLAFDVDVLYLFPVLMVYGQEGSGYGELIELFIFLFIISLAIVYAWRKGVFEWR; encoded by the coding sequence ATGCTGCAAGCCGGCCTATATGATTTTTTCTTTGTTTTTATTTTTTTTATAGTTTCCCTTGCGTTGCCGGTTGTTATGGTAACGTTAAATTCCTTGATAGGTCCTAACTATCGTGGGAAAAGGAGAGGGGAGACTTATGAAAGCGGTGTGGCTCCAATCAGAACTGCCTGGATCCAATTCGGAGCATCCTATTATCTTTTCGCCCTGATTTTTTTAGCCTTTGATGTGGACGTACTTTATCTCTTTCCGGTGCTCATGGTTTATGGTCAGGAAGGATCTGGTTATGGCGAATTGATTGAACTCTTTATCTTCCTCTTTATCATTTCTCTGGCGATTGTATATGCCTGGCGGAAAGGAGTATTTGAATGGAGATAG
- a CDS encoding NADH-quinone oxidoreductase subunit B, with protein MATDGAPAVLGFTSVQDLLNLTRVNSLWPITFGIACCAIEMMAAGMARFDLDRFGTIFRASPRQSDVMVVAGTISKKLVPTIKNLYELMPGPKWVMAMGNCAISGGPFAYEGQYAIINGTDKIIPVDVYIPGCPPRPEAFIQGLLKLQTLISKGTMDANRRAEKAARRAAK; from the coding sequence ATGGCTACAGATGGAGCGCCTGCAGTACTGGGATTTACTTCTGTTCAGGATTTATTGAATCTGACAAGGGTTAATTCTTTATGGCCCATTACTTTTGGAATTGCATGCTGTGCTATAGAGATGATGGCCGCAGGAATGGCCCGCTTCGATCTTGACAGGTTCGGGACTATTTTTAGAGCAAGTCCGCGACAATCCGATGTTATGGTTGTTGCCGGAACAATATCAAAAAAACTTGTTCCGACTATAAAAAATCTTTATGAACTGATGCCCGGTCCAAAATGGGTTATGGCGATGGGCAATTGCGCTATTTCCGGCGGGCCGTTTGCTTATGAAGGGCAGTACGCAATAATTAACGGAACGGACAAGATAATTCCCGTTGATGTTTATATTCCCGGATGTCCCCCACGCCCGGAGGCTTTTATCCAGGGACTTCTTAAATTACAAACCTTGATTAGTAAAGGAACAATGGATGCTAACCGAAGGGCAGAAAAAGCTGCTAGAAGAGCTGCAAAATAG
- a CDS encoding NADH-quinone oxidoreductase subunit C, whose translation MLTEGQKKLLEELQNSLAKSVPEADISQSDYARTGYHLEFKSNQVGMRRVASAMKNRRFNLETVTAVDFIDSFEIVYLYFDYNQENIRVMVRIRVPKDEPPFTISAIYTGAIWLEREVYDFFGIQFKEHPDLRRILNPDDADYFPLLKNFGKTTITDEIDDMTC comes from the coding sequence ATGCTAACCGAAGGGCAGAAAAAGCTGCTAGAAGAGCTGCAAAATAGTCTGGCTAAATCAGTACCTGAAGCAGATATCAGCCAGAGTGATTATGCCCGTACAGGCTATCACCTGGAATTTAAGTCGAATCAGGTTGGTATGCGCAGGGTAGCTTCGGCTATGAAAAACAGGCGATTTAACCTGGAAACCGTCACAGCGGTTGATTTCATAGATTCATTTGAGATCGTTTACCTTTATTTTGATTATAATCAGGAAAATATCCGTGTAATGGTTCGGATACGTGTGCCCAAAGATGAACCGCCTTTTACTATTTCGGCGATTTATACGGGTGCTATTTGGCTGGAACGGGAGGTTTACGACTTTTTTGGTATCCAATTTAAAGAACACCCGGATTTAAGGCGTATACTCAATCCCGATGATGCAGATTATTTCCCATTACTTAAGAACTTCGGTAAGACTACTATAACCGATGAAATAGATGATATGACATGTTGA
- a CDS encoding NADH-quinone oxidoreductase subunit D, which produces MLTIKTVDDININERLYQLNLGPQHPSTHGVLHFLLTLDGEVVVKAEMLIGYTHRGHEKMAENRIYEQFYPNSARMDYLSGMIFNTGYCEAVEKLCGIEVPKRAQYIRVITSELNRVASHLLGVMDFVMGLGAYTPFLYGWDDREQILDLLETITGSRLTYNYSRFGGVRLDIDQAFCEGARRFIDRLRGRFKLYNDLITGNIIFIKRTTGVGVISKEVALEYGVTGPALRGSGVSYDVRKSEPYSSYQDFKFEIPTREEGDCMARYLVRMAEMEQSLNIIEQALDNLPEGPIRSDVARFVTPPVKDCYYSFESARGAVGFYIVSDGTRIPYRLKVRAPSFSNLFVMSKIVPGHFVADLIAIFGSIDVTVPEIDR; this is translated from the coding sequence ATGTTGACCATCAAAACCGTAGACGACATAAATATTAATGAGCGGCTTTATCAGCTCAATCTAGGCCCTCAGCATCCGAGTACCCACGGAGTTTTGCATTTTTTGCTGACACTTGACGGCGAAGTTGTAGTCAAAGCTGAAATGCTTATCGGCTATACGCATCGGGGCCATGAGAAAATGGCTGAAAACCGAATCTATGAACAGTTTTATCCAAATTCTGCACGAATGGATTATCTTTCCGGCATGATTTTCAATACCGGATATTGTGAAGCTGTTGAAAAGCTTTGTGGTATTGAGGTTCCAAAAAGAGCGCAGTATATCAGGGTTATTACTTCAGAGCTTAATCGTGTCGCCAGCCACCTTCTTGGAGTTATGGATTTTGTTATGGGCTTAGGGGCATATACACCTTTTCTTTATGGGTGGGATGACCGTGAACAAATACTTGATCTGCTTGAGACGATTACCGGATCACGTCTTACCTATAATTATAGCCGGTTTGGCGGAGTTCGTTTGGATATCGATCAGGCTTTTTGCGAAGGTGCCCGGCGTTTTATAGATCGGCTCAGAGGGCGGTTCAAACTCTACAATGATTTGATAACAGGGAACATAATATTTATAAAACGTACCACCGGAGTTGGAGTTATCAGCAAGGAAGTGGCACTTGAATATGGTGTTACCGGTCCGGCATTACGCGGCTCCGGTGTAAGCTATGATGTGCGTAAAAGCGAACCCTATTCATCATATCAGGATTTCAAGTTTGAGATTCCGACAAGGGAAGAAGGCGATTGTATGGCCCGCTATCTGGTACGGATGGCCGAAATGGAGCAAAGTTTAAACATTATTGAACAGGCTTTGGATAACTTGCCTGAAGGCCCGATTCGTTCAGACGTAGCCCGCTTTGTAACACCGCCTGTCAAAGATTGTTATTATTCCTTTGAAAGTGCCCGTGGCGCTGTTGGTTTTTATATAGTCAGTGATGGTACGCGTATTCCATATCGTCTGAAAGTGCGCGCGCCTTCTTTTTCTAACCTATTTGTTATGAGTAAGATTGTTCCTGGACATTTTGTTGCCGATCTTATTGCTATTTTTGGCAGTATCGATGTAACGGTTCCGGAGATTGACCGGTGA
- the nuoH gene encoding NADH-quinone oxidoreductase subunit NuoH: MTQLPIIKDIYGFLGPDMMAGVVGLLLVLMFVPLNSAFLVYVERKVAGHIQLRPGPMEVGPHGILQSLIDAVKLMCKEMITPDAADKPLFWLAPCIAVIPAIVCFVVIPFSSVMQIREMNVGILLIFAFSSISGLSLLMAGWASNNKYSLIAAVRAVAQSIAYEIPLLLSAMSVILMSNSFKMSEIVAAQSPYFWNVMVQPVAAVIFIICSTAETNRAPFDLVEAESELVSGFHTEYTGMRDALFFMAEYTAMFIASSMAVVLFFGGWHGPFFSGIFWFVLKAYLLVFVTVWIRWTFPRLRFDQLMNFAWKVLIPIALVNLLVTAIFIKVF, from the coding sequence ATGACACAACTTCCTATTATTAAAGATATTTATGGATTTTTAGGCCCGGATATGATGGCGGGTGTTGTAGGGCTTCTGCTTGTTTTAATGTTTGTACCTTTAAATTCCGCTTTCCTTGTATACGTCGAGAGAAAGGTTGCGGGACATATACAACTTCGTCCCGGTCCTATGGAAGTCGGCCCTCATGGAATTTTACAGAGCCTTATTGATGCAGTAAAATTGATGTGCAAAGAAATGATAACCCCTGATGCAGCAGACAAACCTCTTTTCTGGCTGGCTCCCTGCATAGCTGTAATTCCGGCTATTGTTTGTTTTGTTGTGATTCCTTTCAGCTCGGTAATGCAGATCAGAGAGATGAATGTGGGTATTTTATTGATCTTTGCATTTTCAAGTATTTCAGGTTTATCATTATTGATGGCCGGATGGGCTTCAAACAATAAATATTCATTGATTGCCGCTGTCCGGGCTGTTGCTCAGAGCATAGCTTATGAAATACCGCTTCTGCTTTCCGCAATGTCGGTTATTCTCATGAGCAATTCTTTTAAGATGAGTGAAATTGTTGCAGCTCAATCACCATATTTTTGGAATGTTATGGTGCAACCGGTTGCTGCTGTTATTTTTATTATCTGTTCAACGGCAGAAACGAACCGGGCTCCATTTGACCTTGTTGAAGCCGAATCCGAACTGGTTTCAGGATTTCATACCGAATATACCGGTATGAGAGATGCTCTGTTTTTCATGGCGGAATATACAGCCATGTTTATAGCTTCTTCCATGGCCGTAGTTCTGTTTTTTGGCGGTTGGCATGGGCCTTTTTTCTCCGGAATTTTCTGGTTTGTTCTAAAGGCTTACTTACTTGTTTTTGTTACCGTCTGGATAAGATGGACTTTCCCAAGGCTTCGTTTTGATCAGCTTATGAATTTTGCATGGAAAGTGCTTATTCCGATAGCTCTTGTAAACCTTTTGGTAACGGCTATTTTTATTAAGGTGTTTTAA
- a CDS encoding NADH-quinone oxidoreductase subunit I — translation MNTPYGFKQYVKEIYTGSKSLLIGMRVTFQHLFKPIVTVQYPRQKPVMTPHFRGHIEAIMFDDNKSHHCVACGLCARTCPSHVIKVQGEKTKASDKKYGKKYFIDFTKCSLCGLCVDVCPEKTLKFSNEYELAFLSRWDGVIDIMQRLEESK, via the coding sequence ATGAATACTCCGTATGGCTTCAAACAGTACGTTAAAGAAATATATACAGGATCAAAGAGCCTCCTCATAGGTATGAGGGTAACTTTTCAACATCTCTTTAAGCCTATTGTTACGGTTCAGTATCCACGTCAAAAACCTGTAATGACTCCTCACTTCAGGGGACATATCGAAGCCATTATGTTTGATGACAACAAGAGCCACCACTGTGTTGCCTGCGGGTTATGTGCGCGAACCTGTCCTTCGCATGTTATTAAAGTTCAGGGGGAAAAAACAAAGGCTAGTGATAAAAAATACGGAAAAAAGTATTTTATTGATTTTACAAAGTGTAGTCTTTGCGGTTTGTGTGTTGATGTTTGTCCTGAAAAGACGCTTAAATTTTCCAATGAATATGAATTGGCCTTTTTATCTCGCTGGGATGGGGTTATTGATATAATGCAACGGCTTGAGGAAAGTAAATGA
- a CDS encoding NADH-quinone oxidoreductase subunit J: MVAQAAFALMIVFTLSGAFLAVIPKKIVHNILGLCLAMFGITGVYLYLGSQFVAMMQLLIYVGAICMTYIFAIMLSPPLEKELPKRNKLKVITSAAVSSVVFIVMVKMIMSLKFEPLTDITRDWSIKALGHELLGRYFLVFELISLLLAIAIIGSIMVASFVRKKD, encoded by the coding sequence ATGGTAGCGCAGGCTGCCTTTGCGCTGATGATTGTTTTCACGCTATCAGGTGCATTTTTAGCGGTAATACCGAAAAAAATAGTACATAATATTTTGGGCCTTTGTCTTGCCATGTTTGGAATAACAGGGGTTTATCTTTATCTTGGCAGCCAATTCGTAGCTATGATGCAATTGCTTATATATGTCGGTGCTATCTGCATGACTTATATATTTGCGATAATGCTTTCACCTCCGCTTGAAAAAGAATTGCCAAAAAGGAATAAATTAAAAGTTATAACTTCGGCGGCAGTAAGTTCGGTTGTTTTTATCGTTATGGTCAAGATGATTATGAGCCTTAAATTTGAACCACTGACAGATATAACCCGTGACTGGTCCATCAAAGCTCTTGGGCATGAACTGCTTGGCCGTTATTTTCTTGTTTTCGAATTGATTTCTCTGCTTTTGGCCATTGCAATTATAGGTTCTATTATGGTCGCAAGTTTTGTCCGGAAAAAGGATTAA
- the nuoK gene encoding NADH-quinone oxidoreductase subunit NuoK encodes MECLTTYLILGALLFCIGIYGILQHSTLIGMLIATELMLNGAAINFMAFNMFLSKNPASGQIFTLFIMGVAAAEAAVALSIIITVYRNFKTINADSVSELKG; translated from the coding sequence ATGGAATGTCTTACAACATATTTAATTCTTGGCGCTTTGTTATTTTGTATCGGAATATACGGAATATTACAGCATTCCACTCTTATAGGTATGCTTATCGCAACCGAACTGATGCTAAACGGTGCTGCCATTAATTTCATGGCCTTTAATATGTTTTTATCAAAAAACCCGGCATCAGGTCAGATATTTACTTTGTTTATCATGGGTGTTGCGGCTGCTGAGGCTGCCGTTGCTCTGAGTATTATTATTACCGTCTATCGTAATTTTAAGACAATTAATGCTGATAGTGTCAGCGAACTGAAAGGTTAG
- a CDS encoding monovalent cation/H+ antiporter subunit D family protein, whose product METIITIKPVVAVLISLFASLLIMATPKKPNLRETWSVLGAVATFLTILSMMPLILSGKALEYTPFVILPGISLKFRVDALGLIFGIIASFLWILVTFYNIGYMRSLKEHAQTRYYTCFALAIFGAIGVAFSGNLFTLYLFYELITIFTYPLVSHHQDEESYEGARKYMVYLTGTAKSFFLPAIVLTYILAGTLDFAPSGIMHGIFPETANPTLVTITYILYLAGFAKAALMPFHNWLPSAMVAPTPVSALLHAVAVVKAGVFCTSRVMLSVFGVELMNSLNLGIPTAYLASFTILMASIIALTKDDLKARLAYSTVSQLSYVILGVALLTPSGVTGGLIHIANHAFSKITLFMCAGSIYVSLHTKKISEMGGIAKQMPFTIAAFSIAALSMIGVPLVCGFVTKWYLAIGTMQAHNTILLVVLLASTILNTAYFFPVIIKTIFGKPREGDPGALHSGRHEAPAVMVIPLLLTATASVLMGLYPDFFMNIVKSFDPDYLMNTIKAVLTL is encoded by the coding sequence ATGGAAACCATTATCACTATAAAGCCGGTTGTTGCAGTACTGATATCTCTTTTTGCCTCACTGCTGATTATGGCTACTCCCAAAAAACCAAATCTTAGAGAGACCTGGTCTGTTTTAGGCGCAGTGGCTACTTTTCTTACAATCCTTTCCATGATGCCACTGATACTGTCGGGGAAAGCACTTGAATATACGCCCTTTGTTATATTGCCTGGCATTTCGCTAAAATTCAGGGTTGATGCTCTTGGGCTTATTTTTGGAATAATAGCCTCCTTTCTCTGGATTCTGGTTACGTTTTATAATATCGGTTATATGCGTTCTTTAAAGGAACATGCGCAAACCAGATATTATACCTGTTTTGCTTTAGCTATATTCGGGGCTATAGGTGTTGCCTTTTCGGGTAATTTGTTTACTTTGTATTTATTTTATGAGCTTATCACAATATTTACATATCCGCTGGTTTCCCACCATCAGGATGAAGAATCCTATGAGGGTGCCAGAAAATATATGGTATATCTTACCGGTACGGCAAAGTCATTTTTCCTTCCGGCAATTGTTTTAACATATATTTTAGCAGGCACTTTAGATTTTGCCCCATCCGGTATAATGCACGGAATATTTCCGGAAACGGCAAATCCTACTCTTGTTACAATTACATATATTCTGTACCTTGCCGGATTTGCAAAAGCTGCGCTTATGCCTTTTCATAACTGGTTGCCTTCGGCGATGGTTGCGCCTACACCTGTTAGTGCTTTGCTCCATGCAGTGGCCGTTGTTAAAGCTGGAGTTTTTTGTACAAGCAGGGTTATGCTTTCGGTTTTTGGTGTTGAACTGATGAATTCCTTAAATTTAGGTATTCCTACTGCCTATCTGGCATCATTTACCATTCTGATGGCTTCAATTATTGCTCTTACCAAAGATGATTTAAAAGCAAGGCTTGCCTATTCTACAGTAAGTCAGCTTTCATATGTTATTTTAGGTGTTGCTCTTCTTACTCCAAGTGGAGTTACAGGAGGGCTGATTCATATTGCAAACCATGCTTTTTCCAAGATAACGCTTTTTATGTGTGCAGGATCTATTTATGTATCTCTTCACACTAAGAAAATCAGCGAAATGGGCGGTATCGCAAAACAGATGCCATTTACTATAGCAGCATTCAGTATTGCAGCGTTAAGCATGATCGGAGTTCCTCTTGTTTGCGGATTTGTGACTAAGTGGTATTTGGCAATTGGAACAATGCAGGCGCATAATACTATTCTTCTGGTAGTCCTGCTGGCCAGTACTATTTTAAATACTGCTTATTTCTTTCCTGTGATTATAAAAACTATATTTGGAAAGCCAAGGGAAGGTGATCCGGGAGCCCTTCATAGCGGGCGTCATGAAGCACCTGCAGTTATGGTGATTCCTTTGTTACTAACAGCTACAGCTTCCGTGCTTATGGGTCTTTATCCGGACTTTTTTATGAATATTGTAAAGTCGTTTGATCCGGATTACTTAATGAATACAATCAAGGCGGTTTTAACATTATGA
- a CDS encoding Na(+)/H(+) antiporter subunit D, which yields MNNFIHPAIFFIFGALLIPLIPKKFKKIFLLGLPLIAFYCVLTMKTGVYGAYNYLDFNIVFGRVDRLSIVFAHVFTLMSFIGVLFGIHVEDDSQHIASYFYVGGSLGVVFAGDYLTVFIFWEMMALASTFLIWFRREPASLKAGQRYLLMHIFGGLLLLGGIFLHYQNTGTIAFVQLFPENAGIAEYLILAGFALNAAVFPLHAWLPDAYPEATVTGAVFMCAFTTKTAVYVLARGFQGFEVLAIMGTVMTIYGVCYATIENDMRRILSYHIISQVGYMVAGVGIGGALAINGACAHAYAHILYKALLFMGAGSVLMMTGTSKLNELGGLYKYMPLTMIFYIIGGISISGFPFFSGFVSKSMVIAGAAEGGHQYLMMLMLLAAVGTFLSVGLKLPYFAFFGKDCGIKPKEPPKNMLWAMGIAAFLCFIIGVYPKALYVLLPYKEAALEFHPYNMAHMSETLQILLCTGLGFFLLLKRLQPEDKINLDFDWFYRNILNGFIWFDQNIIQKIDSVWGNVWKNVGIKVLMMSIARFFAWFDRWAIDGVVDNVAYGTRWIGDKARKIQTGNLQNYLALAILMIFVIVGVHWFL from the coding sequence ATGAATAATTTCATACATCCGGCGATATTTTTTATTTTTGGTGCATTGCTTATCCCGCTGATTCCGAAAAAGTTTAAAAAAATATTTTTGCTCGGATTGCCGCTTATTGCATTTTATTGTGTACTTACCATGAAAACTGGTGTGTATGGTGCTTATAATTACTTGGACTTTAACATAGTATTTGGACGTGTTGATAGATTAAGTATCGTTTTTGCACATGTTTTTACACTAATGTCTTTTATAGGTGTACTTTTCGGCATTCATGTCGAAGATGATTCACAACATATAGCTTCCTATTTTTATGTAGGCGGTTCATTAGGGGTTGTTTTTGCAGGAGATTATCTTACGGTATTTATCTTCTGGGAAATGATGGCGCTGGCATCAACATTTTTAATCTGGTTCAGACGTGAACCGGCATCATTAAAAGCAGGTCAACGTTATCTTCTTATGCATATATTTGGCGGGCTTCTTTTGCTCGGAGGTATTTTCCTGCATTACCAAAACACGGGAACTATAGCATTTGTCCAGCTTTTCCCGGAAAATGCCGGAATTGCCGAATACCTGATTCTTGCCGGATTTGCACTAAATGCTGCTGTATTTCCTCTGCACGCCTGGCTTCCGGATGCGTATCCTGAGGCAACAGTTACAGGCGCAGTATTTATGTGTGCTTTTACTACCAAAACAGCAGTATATGTTTTAGCCCGTGGTTTTCAGGGTTTTGAAGTTCTGGCAATTATGGGTACGGTAATGACTATTTATGGAGTTTGTTACGCTACCATTGAAAACGATATGCGGCGCATTCTTTCTTACCATATTATAAGTCAGGTAGGCTACATGGTTGCCGGCGTGGGGATAGGTGGCGCACTTGCAATAAATGGTGCTTGCGCTCATGCTTATGCCCATATCCTTTATAAAGCACTGCTTTTTATGGGGGCAGGTTCTGTTTTAATGATGACCGGAACATCCAAATTAAATGAATTGGGTGGCCTTTATAAGTATATGCCTTTAACAATGATTTTTTATATAATTGGCGGCATTTCAATTTCCGGTTTTCCTTTTTTCAGCGGATTTGTTAGTAAATCAATGGTAATTGCAGGCGCTGCAGAAGGTGGCCACCAGTATTTGATGATGTTGATGTTGTTGGCAGCTGTAGGTACATTTCTTTCTGTTGGATTAAAGCTTCCATATTTTGCTTTTTTTGGAAAGGACTGTGGCATTAAGCCGAAAGAACCGCCTAAAAATATGCTTTGGGCGATGGGTATTGCAGCATTTCTATGTTTTATAATCGGCGTTTATCCGAAAGCATTATATGTATTGTTACCTTACAAAGAAGCAGCGCTTGAATTTCATCCTTATAATATGGCGCATATGTCGGAAACTTTACAGATCCTGCTTTGTACAGGTCTTGGATTTTTCTTACTGCTTAAGAGATTACAACCTGAAGACAAAATCAATCTCGATTTTGACTGGTTCTATCGCAATATCTTAAATGGATTTATATGGTTTGACCAAAATATAATCCAGAAAATTGATTCTGTTTGGGGTAATGTTTGGAAGAATGTTGGAATTAAAGTATTGATGATGTCTATAGCAAGATTTTTTGCATGGTTTGACCGTTGGGCGATAGATGGTGTGGTTGATAATGTAGCATATGGAACCAGATGGATTGGAGATAAAGCTCGAAAAATTCAAACGGGAAATCTGCAAAACTATCTGGCCTTAGCTATTTTAATGATTTTTGTTATTGTCGGTGTTCACTGGTTTTTATAA
- a CDS encoding NADH-quinone oxidoreductase subunit M, translating into MDFLIPNQLNYPILSVLIFAPLAGAFVLFMIRNETVARVWTLFVSLAVFALSLPLYFNFDQTTPKYQFGEHFSWIPAFDINYTLGIDGISLLLVLLSTMLIPICVLASWKYIDKRVKEFHFCLLLMGSACVGIFTSLDFVLFYIFWEAMLIPMYLLIAVWGGTEKVYASIKFFIYTMVGSVFLLVAMIALYLKTGTFSIPTLMTMTQTFSFSFQFWVFLAFGIAFAIKVPMAPFHTWLPAAHVQAPTAGSVLLASILLKMGTYGFVRFCLPITPNASLHFAPYILVMSVISIVYGGYVALGQTDMKKLIAYSSVAHMGFVTLGTFFFNKYGLEGAILQMINHGITTGALFLCVGIIYERSHSRLIADNAGIAKIMPIYIGFFGFFCLSSMAFPGTNSFVGELLILIGAFADYKIIGALSIPGVVLAAAYMLHLLQRVAWAGKPDSHHFFDLKLREIIYLVPLVILVLWIGFSPGPFLDVIHVSVGHLLEQIHMAGAVPLH; encoded by the coding sequence ATGGATTTTTTAATTCCCAATCAGCTTAATTATCCCATTTTGAGCGTTTTAATCTTTGCGCCCCTGGCCGGAGCTTTTGTTCTTTTCATGATCCGGAATGAGACTGTTGCAAGAGTATGGACTTTATTTGTGAGTCTGGCTGTTTTTGCGCTTTCACTGCCTCTTTATTTTAATTTTGATCAAACTACTCCTAAATATCAATTTGGAGAGCATTTTTCTTGGATTCCTGCATTTGATATAAATTATACTCTTGGAATAGACGGGATTAGTCTGCTTCTTGTGCTTTTGAGTACAATGCTTATACCAATATGTGTTTTGGCATCCTGGAAATATATTGACAAGAGGGTTAAGGAATTTCATTTCTGTCTTCTTCTTATGGGCAGCGCATGTGTGGGAATTTTTACATCTCTGGATTTTGTGCTGTTTTATATTTTCTGGGAAGCAATGCTGATTCCAATGTATTTGCTAATAGCTGTCTGGGGTGGCACGGAAAAAGTTTATGCATCAATCAAGTTTTTTATTTACACAATGGTTGGAAGTGTATTTCTTTTAGTCGCAATGATTGCCCTATATCTTAAAACCGGCACTTTTTCTATTCCAACTCTAATGACAATGACTCAGACTTTTTCTTTTAGTTTTCAATTCTGGGTATTTCTTGCATTTGGGATTGCTTTTGCCATTAAAGTTCCGATGGCTCCGTTTCATACATGGTTACCTGCAGCGCATGTTCAGGCACCAACGGCAGGAAGTGTTTTGCTTGCAAGTATATTGCTGAAAATGGGAACGTATGGATTTGTTAGATTTTGTCTGCCCATAACGCCCAATGCGAGTTTGCATTTTGCTCCATACATTCTTGTTATGTCCGTTATATCTATTGTCTATGGCGGATATGTAGCTCTTGGGCAAACCGATATGAAAAAGCTTATTGCTTATTCTAGTGTTGCTCATATGGGTTTTGTTACACTTGGTACATTTTTCTTTAATAAGTATGGTCTTGAAGGGGCCATATTGCAGATGATAAATCATGGAATAACAACCGGTGCCCTCTTTTTATGTGTAGGTATTATTTATGAAAGGAGTCACAGCCGTTTGATAGCAGATAATGCCGGAATTGCAAAAATAATGCCGATTTATATTGGATTTTTTGGTTTTTTCTGTCTTTCTTCAATGGCGTTTCCCGGTACAAACAGCTTCGTTGGTGAGTTGTTGATTTTGATAGGAGCTTTTGCGGATTATAAAATAATCGGTGCTTTGAGTATTCCGGGAGTTGTACTTGCCGCGGCGTATATGCTGCATTTGCTTCAGAGAGTTGCTTGGGCTGGAAAACCGGATTCACATCATTTTTTTGATTTAAAATTAAGAGAGATTATTTACTTAGTTCCTCTTGTAATTTTGGTTTTATGGATTGGTTTTTCTCCTGGCCCATTTTTGGATGTTATTCATGTGAGTGTTGGTCATCTTTTGGAACAGATACATATGGCAGGCGCTGTACCTTTACATTAA